A window of Hordeum vulgare subsp. vulgare chromosome 5H, MorexV3_pseudomolecules_assembly, whole genome shotgun sequence genomic DNA:
GCCAAGCTTGCGAGCAACTCTCTACATTATCTCATGCAAGATAGAACCTCAAATTTGCCGGCAGACATCAAGATGTCAAGCAGAAGAGTGGGCTCAATTGTTGTCAACTTTCCACTATACATAAAGCCTAAAGTCTCCATAAGGGCACTTTCCTCTGTTCCAAGTAGAGTAAAAACAAAGCAACACATAGATCAAGCCATTAAGGAAACAGTCAAGAGCTAGACAAAAAgggaagctttttggtgaaaatttaCTATTATCTGTACCAAAAAGTAAACAAAATTGAAGAGTGAAAGAGACTAAACAAAATTGTGACCGTGTTTTTGTTTTAGAAGTAGAGAAAATATTAACACCACCACGATAATTAGCTAGAACCAAGTATAAGATGAAGAATGTTACATTTGGGTGATCACATTACCTTTTtttgggggaggggggggggggtcatcaCATTACATGAATGAGCGGTCCTAAGTGCTGGTGTGTCTGATCAGACTCTTTCATGCCACTTGAGAGAAGCTAAAGAGCGTGAAGCTTATGAGAAAGCATGAGCGGCTACAGAATAAAGGTATTATAGAAAATGCCATAAGAAATACCTTGCAAAAGAGAGGACTTCTTGCAGCAAGAATCGTTGAATTGACATGAACCGTCTTTATATATACCGCTAGAGAAGGTATCCAGATCCACTATCGATTACTCCTTGAGTTCTCCTTTAGTTCATAGGGTAGGAAAATCGTAGAAAATAAGATGACATGCATCTCAAATTGTCTGATAGGAATATGAAAAGAGACGTCCTTTGGTTCACATCATGTGTTTTTTTTCATTGTAGTACAGCTTAATGTTTATTTTCCTATGAAATGTGGATGATATGAAGAACTCCTCCAAGAAATAGGATTCTATTCCTACAAACCAAATGATTCTAAAGGAAATTTTCTATAGAAATCCCATCCTATAAAATTCCTCCAAACCAAAGAAGACCTGATTATTGAATCCCCTAATCTTATTCTGTAGTCAGGTAGGTATTCACCTGCGCTCAAGCATCCAGCAAGGTATTCACCTGCGCTCAAGCATCCAGCAAGGTATTCACCTGCGCTCAAGCATCCAACACGACCACAATGCACCGTATGGCAACCCGGAACCCCACGGGCGAACATCGTCACCACCTGCTGCAATGTGATCAAGCCGCCCTAGCCATGGACATGAAAATATATTcaatgatgaatctaatggtataTATTTGGTAGTGCGTGTGTCCATATTTATTTTCCATATACACTTTGTCAAAGTTTATAAAATTTGACTTCAGACAAAAGACCATTCTTCTCATGAAAATGGCATCTGGATATCCAAATAAACCAAGCAACTCATTAAGGTACATAAACGGTTTGGATATAAGCACCATCAAACATGATTTTTTCAATTTTCTGACTATTCAGATTTTACGGATATGAAGGAAACAGAAACCAGTCTGCAGCACAATGTAAATATAAGTTCTGCACGGGTGACTAAAATGATCGTTTCACTGTGATACAAAAGACAAAGTACAGCCCCATCCGCATGGTTTACAGATAAAATAAACATTTGCACGCTGGCAGCATGATTCCGAATCAACGAAGCAAGAATCGGACTGCAGCAACCGCGTCGCCCTTGTGCTCTCGGAGCGTCCTCTCCGCAATCTTCTTGTCCAACTGCACATTCAGAGATAATGTTTTAGAAGGGGCATTTGGAGCATTGGAAAAAATAGCTGTTGGTGAAGGTTTCAGATGCCACCTCAAGCTCGTTGGCAATGATTTCAACGTCAGTAGGGTTGATCTTGACAGCAGATAATTCTTTCTCCCTGGTGAAAGAGCAAAAAGAAACACCCATTATGTTATAACAATACCACGAGCTGTGAACAACATTTTCAGGAGAACAAGGCCAAACCCAATTATTTAAAAAATGGGGATACTACGAACTCCCTCCGCTCCAAACTAAGTGTCGTGTTTTAgttcaaatttaaactaaaaccaCGACACTTATTGTGGAAACGGGGGGAGTACTTCTCAAGGCCATTGTCTTCGTTTCAAATTGGAGCTGATAATGCCATGGGTGAGTTTAGTGCATACCCATAGGTTGACCAAGATTGGCTAGAAAAAACAAGTATAATTGGCAAATGAGCATTGGCGTGCCAAACAGTTAGCAACTATCCAAACATAGACCAATTTTTTGGGTTATGGTAAAAAACAAAAAACTGGTAAGGTACACTTTGGTAATAATCCAAACATACCATCAACCAGAAATATGGAATCCTCAACAAAATAGAACATGGGATATTGCAAACTCGAGCGCAAAAATTACAAAGTAGAAAGGATCTAAGTTCCACTGCCATCGTgctagattttcttttcttttccgtcCACTTATTTAGCCTTACCTGTTTGTTTCTTAGTTTCTTTCATCAAGTTGAAAACCTATGTTATGGCAAGATATTGAGCAAAACTGCAACCTGTCTGTGTCTCTGGTTTGTTCCCTTCATAAAATTCTAACCTATCTTTTAATGGACCTTATAAATGAAGCTAAAATTTGTAGCAGATAAAGCTGTTATCCAAACTGAACATCACATTCAAAATTTTCATGTGCAGTTGCTAGTAACCTCTGTCATtcactaaagaggtggtagtaatACAGTCagcaaaaactaaaaaagaaCAGTGCATTGATGTATTGCAAGTTTCTCGAGAACAAAATAATAGCCATGAATATTTTCCACACCAACCTCAGTCTCATGGCATTCCAGTCAGCCTCTTTAGATGAAGCAAGAGCTGCCATGGCCTGTAAAAGAAAGAAAGATATAtcagcatcaccaaagtactccCAAAAACATCTCAATTAAACATACACACTTGTCTACAAATCTACCTTCTACATCCTACTTCTGGATTTCTAGTTTCCTGATATCCATATTTTAGCATGGAGTTACTATATCGAGGTCTCACTCAACTGCTAGTAGGTGTCTCTGTCAAAGCGATTTATATAGCCCCTTCAAAATCATTTGATTAAAAACGGTTATGGATCAGACTCGAAGGTGAACTGTATATCTGCTCACGCGGCACTTTTCAGGGGCCATACTGATAACTTATTCAATAATTTTCCAAAATTATAGAAAAGGTGGGTGCCGAAAAACACAGTTTCAAAATTGCGAGCTATTCATATGACATGGAAATACCAGAAATACTAATCAGGTCACTGGACCTCTGGATATTATTGCAGTTAAGCAGTGCAAACCTGCAATTGATTAGCAACACATCAAAATCTAATGAAATGTTAGTCTATAAGAGACACACAAGCAGAAGTACATAGAGAGTTTATGGTGGATGGACAGATTATGAGGAGCTGCTACCAAATGTAGGTTGTGTGTACTGCATGCCACCGTCTGATGTCTTGATTACGGAATAGAGATACTGTATCTAACAAAAGCATTCACTGTTTGAACCTTACGCCCAACAAACATGGAACGTACAGTATGCTCGAATTAATAATTAATGGGCCAGGCCTCTGATGACACTTGAAACGATTCTGACTGGAAACAACAAAGGGAGCAATGATTACAGTTTAAACACGAATCCAGGAACAGACTAGTCCTGTGTGGAGGATTAAGCTGAAGCTTGTGACCCCTACAGAGAAAACCAGAGGGGGCAGCACGAAACTAACACAGGACGCTGATTCGACGTGCATCCACGGCTCCACCAATGTCGGCCAGATCCTCCAGCTCGTCGCTCCGATTGCTAACCAACGAGCCAGTGGATGACAAATCCACACCTAATCCTCACTAAAGACGAGGCGGAATTTGCGAATCCTCGCCCGCAAGAGCATGGGGTTGGGGGGTCGAGCAGGACTTACGGATTGGACGCGGGAGGAGTCGAGCTGGCGGTCCTCGACGTGGTCGGTGAGCTTGTCGAGggcc
This region includes:
- the LOC123453185 gene encoding huntingtin-interacting protein K, with protein sequence MGAAVDETAAAAAVAAEGGPAAPAADADSKDLQQQSKALDKLTDHVEDRQLDSSRVQSAMAALASSKEADWNAMRLREKELSAVKINPTDVEIIANELELDKKIAERTLREHKGDAVAAVRFLLR